The Lachnospiraceae bacterium oral taxon 500 genome window below encodes:
- a CDS encoding DNA mismatch repair protein MutS yields MMQQYFTLKEEYTDCILFFRLGDFYEMFFEDAKTASRELEIALTGRDCGMEEKAPMCGVPYHAVDNYLYRLVGKGYKVAICEQVEDPAAAKGIVRREVVRIVTPGTNLNPDNLDETKNNYIFCLIAYGGSYGIAYTDISTGDFRTTQAHSFEQAVEEIAKVAPAELLLQTDMQQDSDFMQRVTGRQHIFVTTKEDYFFDLAACRQVIEKHFGVLTLEGIGNLEPAHQIASGALLRYTGDTQKGNISQISHIEVYQPSQYMLLDPATRRNLELTETMRDKDKRGSLLWVLDKTRTAMGARMLRFFIEQPLLDQALIEARLSAVEELKNAPFFLAELRELLEPIYDLERLMAKLIAKTANPRDLLAFKNSLAMLPHIKNLLAEAKCEALAGLRQELDVLEDLWQKIEAGIAEDAPISSKEGGVIKPGYHQKVDQYRLASTQGKTWLLELEQKEKEATGIKNLKIKYNRVFGYYLEVTNSYAQLVPERYIRRQTTANAERYVTEELKKMEETILGAEEKRLALEYELFQEIRDTCAGQSRRIKQTAARVAALDAYQSLAYVAAQQNYIRPAFNRQGKTEIADGRHPVIEKMLPENEFIVNSASLSRTEHLLIITGPNMAGKSTYMRQIALIQLMAQIGSFVPAASATLGIVDRIFTRVGASDDLSSGKSTFMVEMAETANILRNATPDSLVILDEIGRGTSTYDGLSIAWAVVEYLASRQLSGAKTLFATHYHELTELEGKIDGVVNYCISVAERGEDIIFLRKIIRGGADKSYGIQVARLAGVPYVVVQRAREILAELSAADIAAQREIKPQNLAFRAPAGMQLDLFGDEDYLAEIKALELDDMMPKAAWEFLSRLQQRLKK; encoded by the coding sequence ATGATGCAGCAATATTTCACGCTGAAAGAGGAATATACCGACTGCATTTTATTTTTTCGCTTAGGCGATTTTTATGAAATGTTTTTTGAGGACGCTAAGACCGCCAGCCGGGAGCTGGAAATTGCACTGACCGGCAGGGACTGCGGCATGGAGGAAAAAGCGCCGATGTGCGGCGTGCCCTATCACGCAGTGGATAATTATTTGTACCGCTTGGTCGGGAAGGGCTACAAGGTGGCGATCTGCGAGCAGGTCGAAGATCCGGCAGCGGCCAAGGGCATTGTCCGGCGCGAGGTCGTGCGGATTGTTACGCCGGGGACGAACCTAAATCCGGACAACTTGGATGAAACCAAAAACAATTATATTTTTTGCCTGATTGCCTATGGCGGCAGCTATGGTATTGCTTATACCGATATTTCTACCGGCGATTTTCGGACGACACAGGCACACAGCTTTGAGCAGGCAGTGGAAGAAATCGCCAAGGTGGCACCGGCTGAGCTTTTGCTCCAGACGGACATGCAGCAGGATTCGGATTTTATGCAGAGAGTAACCGGCCGGCAGCATATCTTTGTAACGACCAAAGAAGATTATTTTTTTGATTTGGCGGCTTGCCGGCAGGTGATTGAAAAGCATTTCGGCGTTTTGACGCTGGAGGGCATCGGCAATTTGGAACCGGCTCATCAAATCGCTTCGGGAGCGCTGCTGCGTTATACCGGCGATACCCAAAAGGGGAATATCAGCCAAATCAGCCATATTGAGGTTTATCAACCCAGTCAATATATGCTGCTTGACCCGGCCACCCGGCGCAATCTCGAACTGACGGAAACCATGCGCGATAAAGATAAGCGCGGCTCGCTCCTATGGGTGCTGGATAAGACGAGGACCGCGATGGGCGCTCGGATGCTTCGTTTTTTCATTGAGCAGCCGCTGCTGGACCAAGCATTGATTGAGGCGCGGCTGTCAGCGGTTGAGGAATTGAAAAATGCGCCCTTTTTTTTGGCGGAACTGCGGGAACTCTTAGAGCCGATTTATGATTTGGAGCGGCTGATGGCCAAGCTGATTGCCAAAACTGCGAATCCCAGAGATTTACTTGCCTTTAAAAATTCACTGGCAATGCTGCCGCATATTAAGAACCTGCTGGCTGAGGCCAAATGCGAGGCCTTGGCCGGCCTCCGGCAGGAACTGGATGTTTTGGAGGATTTATGGCAAAAAATCGAGGCCGGGATTGCGGAGGATGCGCCGATTTCCTCCAAGGAGGGCGGCGTAATTAAGCCAGGTTACCATCAAAAGGTGGATCAGTACCGTTTAGCCTCGACACAGGGCAAGACTTGGCTGCTGGAGTTGGAGCAAAAGGAAAAGGAAGCAACCGGGATTAAAAACCTGAAAATTAAGTATAACCGAGTGTTCGGCTATTATCTGGAGGTCACCAATTCCTATGCGCAGCTGGTGCCGGAGCGTTATATCCGGCGGCAGACGACGGCCAACGCCGAGCGCTATGTTACCGAAGAACTCAAGAAAATGGAAGAAACGATTTTGGGGGCGGAGGAAAAGCGACTGGCCCTTGAGTATGAGTTGTTTCAGGAGATTCGTGATACCTGCGCTGGTCAGAGCCGGCGGATTAAGCAGACGGCGGCACGGGTTGCGGCGTTGGACGCTTACCAGTCCTTGGCCTATGTGGCGGCGCAGCAAAATTATATTCGGCCGGCATTTAACCGGCAAGGCAAAACGGAGATTGCCGACGGGCGGCATCCGGTGATTGAGAAAATGCTGCCGGAAAATGAGTTTATCGTTAATTCAGCCAGCTTAAGCCGGACGGAACATTTACTGATTATTACCGGGCCGAATATGGCGGGCAAATCGACATATATGCGCCAGATCGCGCTGATTCAGCTAATGGCGCAAATCGGCAGCTTTGTTCCGGCGGCAAGTGCGACGCTGGGCATTGTAGACCGGATATTTACCAGAGTGGGTGCCTCGGACGATCTATCCTCGGGCAAATCAACTTTTATGGTGGAAATGGCGGAAACCGCTAATATTTTGCGGAATGCTACGCCGGACAGTTTGGTAATTTTAGATGAAATCGGGCGGGGAACTTCGACTTATGATGGCCTCAGCATTGCCTGGGCAGTGGTTGAATATTTGGCCAGCCGTCAGCTTTCCGGTGCCAAGACGCTTTTTGCCACGCATTACCATGAGCTGACGGAGCTGGAGGGCAAGATTGACGGCGTGGTTAATTACTGCATTTCGGTAGCGGAGCGAGGCGAAGATATTATTTTTCTGCGTAAAATCATTCGGGGCGGCGCTGATAAAAGCTATGGGATTCAGGTGGCGCGCTTAGCCGGAGTTCCTTATGTGGTGGTGCAGCGGGCCAGAGAAATATTGGCGGAGTTATCGGCAGCCGATATTGCCGCTCAGCGGGAGATTAAGCCGCAAAACTTGGCTTTTAGAGCGCCGGCCGGTATGCAGCTGGATTTGTTCGGCGATGAGGATTATTTGGCGGAAATCAAGGCCTTGGAGCTGGATGATATGATGCCCAAAGCGGCGTGGGAGTTTTTAAGCCGGCTGCAGCAGCGGCTGAAAAAATAG
- the miaB gene encoding tRNA (N6-isopentenyl adenosine(37)-C2)-methylthiotransferase MiaB → MKEELQQRVMSADYEKILTGLREKLENMAAEKGRPIQYHITTYGCLMNEHDSEKLRGILENIGCRPAASDEQADIIVYNTCAIRDGAEQKVYGRLGYLKTLKRQRPDVLIALCGCMTQQQTVLDKIKKTYRHVDIVFGTHNIYMFAELLTARLESGGQIIDIWPEHQEIVEDLPIRRDNPYKASVNIMYGCNNYCAFCIVPYVRGRERSRPSADIVAEVEKLIAEGVVEIMLLGQNVNSYGRGLAEDINFTGLLRRLEEVPGLKRLRFMTSHPKDLSDELIDFIGSSQKLCPQFHLPMQSGSDKVLKEMNRRYTKAHFMELVAKLRRARPDIAISTDIIVGFPGETEEDFAQTLEVAEKAEFDMAYTFLYSPRTGTKAAARVDQIPEAVSKERFGRLLKIVNQNIHKKSTALLGTVQPVLAEAIGENGKIRGRLNNNHLIHFDGDSALLGQIVDVKVTRARTFYLMGEMISYG, encoded by the coding sequence GTGAAAGAAGAACTACAGCAGCGGGTCATGTCCGCTGATTATGAAAAGATTTTGACCGGGCTGCGGGAAAAACTGGAAAATATGGCCGCAGAAAAAGGCCGGCCCATTCAATATCATATCACCACCTACGGCTGTCTGATGAACGAGCACGATTCGGAAAAGCTGCGGGGGATTTTGGAAAATATCGGCTGCCGGCCGGCGGCAAGTGACGAGCAGGCCGATATTATTGTTTATAATACCTGCGCTATTCGCGACGGTGCCGAGCAAAAGGTATATGGCCGGCTCGGCTATTTAAAGACACTGAAGCGGCAAAGGCCGGATGTTTTGATTGCCCTGTGCGGCTGTATGACGCAGCAGCAAACAGTGCTGGACAAGATCAAAAAAACCTATCGGCATGTTGACATCGTATTCGGCACCCATAATATTTATATGTTTGCCGAGCTTTTGACGGCCAGACTGGAAAGCGGCGGACAGATTATTGATATTTGGCCGGAGCATCAGGAAATCGTGGAAGACCTGCCGATTCGGCGGGATAATCCATATAAAGCCAGCGTCAATATTATGTATGGCTGCAATAATTACTGCGCCTTTTGTATCGTGCCCTATGTCCGGGGCAGGGAGCGTTCCCGGCCGTCAGCGGATATTGTGGCCGAGGTGGAAAAGCTAATTGCCGAGGGAGTCGTGGAAATCATGCTGCTGGGGCAAAATGTCAATTCCTATGGTCGGGGACTGGCCGAGGATATCAATTTTACCGGTCTGCTGCGTAGGCTCGAGGAGGTTCCCGGCTTAAAACGGCTGCGCTTTATGACTTCGCATCCGAAAGACTTAAGCGATGAATTGATTGATTTTATCGGCAGCAGCCAAAAGCTGTGTCCGCAGTTTCACCTGCCGATGCAGTCCGGCTCTGATAAGGTGTTAAAGGAAATGAACCGGCGCTACACCAAGGCGCATTTTATGGAATTGGTGGCGAAACTTCGCCGGGCCAGACCGGACATTGCCATCAGTACGGATATTATCGTTGGGTTTCCCGGGGAAACGGAAGAAGACTTTGCCCAAACATTGGAAGTGGCTGAAAAAGCGGAGTTTGATATGGCCTATACCTTTCTTTACTCGCCGCGGACAGGAACGAAGGCAGCCGCCCGGGTGGATCAAATCCCGGAAGCGGTCAGCAAGGAGCGCTTTGGGCGACTGCTGAAAATCGTGAATCAAAATATTCACAAAAAATCGACGGCGCTGCTGGGAACGGTTCAGCCGGTTTTAGCCGAGGCCATTGGCGAGAACGGAAAAATCAGGGGCAGATTAAATAATAATCACCTGATTCATTTTGACGGGGATTCTGCGCTGCTGGGGCAGATTGTCGACGTTAAGGTCACAAGGGCCAGAACATTTTACTTAATGGGAGAGATGATCAGTTATGGATAA